The following are encoded together in the Pseudomonas sp. IB20 genome:
- a CDS encoding sensor histidine kinase has translation MLAKVRPWMVAVVGTGWAALTLYLLWLCTNASVFVGEDSFLRLMAGPGYLVAEQLKGVPVDQREARMDILRAHFQYPVNLITLDDVELPPEAMVMLEHQQPALNSDEDISYFPLDDDTVIRFGPMWGSAEIKDLLKFPVFWITACVAGLPVLLLLGIGLRLHRRRNAELNTLNTCLGTLARSPNVMLPAMSKEWTPLLLTLQQHARDISAMSERHREVSQAVSHELRTPLARMRFALSLLSKSEDPLTRTRLQERLLTDVEELEALVRASLAFARLAGAPTDLQHEPINLRDWLHQEFALLDGHHRRLSLETEPAHLELIGDRALLHLIVRNLLSNAITYARDQVCVSATYHGQHHLVLHVDDDGPGILAENREKIFEPFVRLAMGGDAPGGFGLGLALAKRATQWHCGELSAARSPLGGARLTLLLPLRPR, from the coding sequence ATGCTGGCTAAGGTGCGGCCGTGGATGGTGGCCGTAGTGGGCACGGGCTGGGCGGCCTTGACCCTGTATCTGCTATGGCTGTGCACCAATGCCTCAGTATTTGTTGGTGAAGACAGCTTTTTGCGCCTGATGGCCGGGCCGGGTTATCTGGTGGCTGAACAGCTCAAAGGCGTGCCCGTCGACCAGCGGGAAGCACGGATGGACATCCTGCGTGCGCACTTTCAGTACCCGGTGAATCTGATCACGCTGGACGATGTCGAGCTGCCGCCGGAAGCCATGGTCATGTTGGAACATCAGCAACCGGCGCTAAACAGCGACGAAGACATCAGCTACTTCCCGCTTGACGACGATACCGTGATCCGATTCGGCCCCATGTGGGGGAGCGCCGAGATCAAGGACCTGCTGAAATTTCCGGTTTTCTGGATTACCGCCTGCGTCGCGGGCTTGCCGGTCCTGCTACTGCTCGGGATTGGTTTACGTCTACACCGGCGGCGCAACGCCGAGCTGAACACGCTCAATACCTGCCTGGGCACCCTTGCGCGCAGCCCGAACGTGATGCTGCCCGCCATGAGCAAGGAATGGACGCCGCTGCTGCTGACGTTGCAACAACATGCGCGGGACATCAGCGCCATGAGTGAACGCCATCGCGAAGTCTCCCAGGCGGTTTCCCATGAACTGCGCACACCCCTGGCGCGCATGCGCTTCGCCTTGTCGCTGCTGAGCAAAAGCGAAGACCCGCTCACCCGCACCCGCCTTCAGGAACGCTTGCTTACCGATGTCGAAGAGCTCGAAGCCTTGGTTCGCGCCAGCCTGGCCTTTGCGCGACTGGCCGGCGCGCCCACCGACCTGCAGCATGAACCGATCAACCTGCGTGACTGGCTGCATCAAGAGTTTGCCCTGCTCGACGGGCACCATCGCCGGCTGAGCCTGGAAACCGAGCCTGCACACCTTGAACTGATCGGCGACCGTGCCCTGCTGCACCTGATCGTACGCAACCTATTGAGCAACGCCATCACCTACGCCCGCGATCAGGTGTGCGTGAGTGCCACCTACCATGGCCAACATCACCTGGTGTTGCATGTGGACGACGACGGGCCCGGCATCCTCGCGGAAAACCGCGAAAAGATCTTCGAGCCCTTTGTGCGCCTAGCCATGGGCGGCGATGCGCCCGGGGGCTTCGGCCTCGGCCTGGCGCTGGCCAAACGTGCCACCCAGTGGCACTGCGGCGAATTGTCGGCGGCCCGTAGCCCGTTGGGCGGTGCACGCCTGACACTGCTGTTGCCACTGCGCCCGCGGTAG